One genomic window of Paenibacillus xylanilyticus includes the following:
- a CDS encoding chemotaxis protein, whose product MTRVAVMVIHGLGMQKDDYADKLISRLHKEFDQVMVMRGAAEKYLDIEPVFWADVFEEREEALFQQLVSSQQLNYQVLRRFVIHYLADAVAYQPVEHQGHNYDAVHRTLNRAMNVLAQRNGPETPLCVIAHSLGAVIASNFFYDLQFPSSRVPSIVDVTSALERGDTLTNFYSFGTTLPLWSLRYHDFSSPIQVPSSMAAQQYFPGLEGEWVNFYDRDDILGYPLRPIDPAYEAAVKEDIEINSGGLIGSWNPLSHGGYFVNRAMNRRIAQGLARTWTWVNRE is encoded by the coding sequence ATGACGCGTGTAGCAGTGATGGTTATACATGGACTGGGTATGCAAAAGGATGATTATGCGGATAAATTGATTTCACGTTTGCATAAGGAATTTGACCAAGTGATGGTCATGCGTGGAGCAGCGGAGAAATATTTGGACATTGAGCCGGTCTTCTGGGCGGATGTCTTTGAAGAGAGGGAAGAGGCGCTGTTCCAACAGCTGGTAAGCTCTCAGCAGTTGAATTATCAGGTGCTGCGCAGATTTGTGATCCACTATCTGGCGGATGCTGTCGCCTATCAGCCAGTTGAGCATCAAGGCCATAATTATGACGCTGTACACAGGACCCTCAACCGAGCCATGAATGTACTCGCACAGCGCAACGGTCCCGAAACTCCGCTCTGCGTGATTGCTCATAGCCTGGGTGCTGTCATTGCCAGTAATTTTTTTTATGATCTCCAGTTTCCATCGAGCCGCGTTCCATCGATCGTGGATGTAACCTCTGCATTGGAGCGGGGAGATACATTAACCAATTTCTATTCGTTTGGAACGACGCTGCCACTCTGGAGTCTACGTTATCATGACTTTAGCAGTCCGATTCAGGTACCATCCTCCATGGCTGCACAGCAGTACTTTCCCGGGCTGGAGGGGGAATGGGTTAATTTTTATGATCGGGACGATATTCTTGGATATCCATTACGACCTATCGATCCGGCTTATGAAGCCGCGGTCAAGGAAGATATAGAAATTAACTCAGGTGGTTTGATTGGGAGCTGGAATCCGCTCAGTCATGGGGGATACTTCGTCAATCGTGCCATGAACCGCAGGATTGCCCAAGGACTGGCACGTACCTGGACTTGGGTGAATCGTGAATGA
- a CDS encoding YkgJ family cysteine cluster protein has product MECRTGCAACCIAISISSPIPGMEDGKPAGVRCVQLTADNRCSIFGHPDRPAVCSGLQASVDMCGDSDQEAFHILKRLEEETKPGF; this is encoded by the coding sequence TTGGAATGCAGGACAGGCTGTGCCGCATGTTGTATCGCCATATCCATCTCTTCACCGATACCAGGCATGGAAGATGGTAAACCGGCAGGTGTACGGTGCGTACAACTGACAGCCGATAATCGATGCAGCATCTTTGGTCATCCGGATCGTCCGGCTGTTTGCAGTGGATTACAGGCTTCGGTCGATATGTGTGGAGATTCGGATCAGGAGGCTTTTCATATTTTGAAACGATTGGAAGAAGAAACGAAACCCGGATTCTAA